A single genomic interval of Streptococcus suis harbors:
- a CDS encoding AAA family ATPase, with amino-acid sequence MVKVSKLAEYQPVDLKLGIKSSMPNVKSAIALVLLLGLTAENSYSVSYSIENGDTIVIQESVFDSLLSVLREILKDEGITLDDFRNNLNDNQLFNSQIEALIVTFELCYELARFSFNNKQLAFSSERTGGKRYAKSIEFTSNIDYVELIASGNERKFYLVLLNWLGFRTLVDLDTENKLVKLLTLISEKAIYKIKDGDTDVIFNNLSIYKPLQEHSSIHLASDEEPKGSFRVLTSILKGGLNSYLKYHRSVVESKVEKDELVGYINRVEKYLELENKKLSLDSENNTQVSDAEESLEKEERITGGENILFYGVPGSGKSHAIDSKYGQERMYRVVFHPDYMNTDFIGQILPTIKEDETISYEFKPGPFTKVMRKAYEDPANMYYLIIEEINRGNAPAIFGEIFQLLDRTDSGESKYSVVNYDISKAIFDNDSIPIRIPSNLTILATMNTSDQNVFTLDTAFQRRWTMKLILNDINKAEHKNVKISDTSVTWGLFNKVINELIISSNASMLSSEDKRLGAYFISPSDLSRDDIEKRFSEKVIKYLWDDAFKFSRDKLFNTMSYKSLEDIIVGFLSKKADERFIIFKDEIRDLLSSESADVMETTDYEIEDQNP; translated from the coding sequence ATGGTTAAAGTGTCTAAATTAGCTGAATATCAGCCTGTTGACTTAAAACTTGGTATTAAATCTTCAATGCCTAATGTTAAGTCAGCGATTGCTTTAGTCTTACTCTTAGGTTTGACCGCCGAAAATTCGTATTCGGTTTCATACTCTATTGAAAATGGGGATACGATAGTTATACAAGAGTCTGTTTTTGACTCTCTACTATCGGTACTTAGAGAAATACTAAAAGATGAGGGAATTACTCTAGACGATTTCAGAAATAATCTAAATGATAATCAACTTTTTAACTCACAAATTGAAGCTCTTATTGTAACATTTGAACTATGTTATGAGTTAGCTAGATTCTCATTTAATAATAAACAACTTGCTTTCAGTTCAGAAAGAACTGGAGGTAAAAGGTATGCTAAGTCAATTGAGTTTACATCTAACATAGACTATGTTGAATTGATAGCTAGTGGAAATGAGAGGAAATTTTATTTAGTTCTTTTAAATTGGCTTGGTTTCCGGACATTGGTCGATTTAGACACTGAAAATAAACTTGTCAAGTTATTGACGTTAATTTCTGAAAAAGCTATATATAAAATTAAGGATGGAGATACAGATGTAATTTTTAACAATTTATCTATCTATAAACCTTTGCAAGAACATTCATCTATCCATTTAGCTAGTGATGAAGAGCCGAAAGGCTCATTTAGAGTTTTAACTTCAATTTTGAAGGGAGGATTAAATTCATACTTAAAATATCATCGCAGTGTTGTAGAATCTAAGGTTGAGAAAGATGAATTAGTTGGTTATATTAACAGGGTAGAGAAATATTTAGAATTGGAGAATAAAAAACTTTCTCTTGATAGTGAGAACAATACACAAGTGTCAGATGCAGAGGAATCATTAGAAAAAGAAGAAAGGATAACAGGTGGGGAAAATATCTTATTCTATGGAGTTCCAGGCTCTGGGAAAAGTCACGCTATAGATAGTAAGTATGGACAGGAGCGGATGTATCGAGTTGTTTTCCATCCTGATTATATGAATACTGACTTTATTGGTCAAATCTTGCCAACAATAAAAGAAGATGAGACAATTTCATATGAATTTAAACCTGGGCCATTCACAAAGGTAATGAGAAAAGCATACGAAGATCCAGCAAATATGTATTATCTTATCATTGAAGAAATTAACCGAGGGAATGCTCCAGCTATTTTTGGTGAAATTTTTCAATTACTTGATAGAACTGATAGTGGCGAAAGTAAATATTCAGTTGTAAATTACGATATATCTAAAGCTATATTTGATAATGATAGCATCCCAATAAGGATTCCGTCCAATTTGACAATTCTTGCTACCATGAACACATCAGATCAAAATGTTTTTACTTTAGATACTGCTTTTCAACGTCGGTGGACTATGAAATTGATATTAAATGATATCAATAAAGCGGAACATAAAAATGTAAAAATATCAGATACATCTGTTACTTGGGGATTATTTAATAAAGTTATTAATGAATTAATCATTAGTAGTAATGCAAGTATGCTTTCATCAGAGGACAAGAGATTAGGTGCATATTTCATTTCTCCAAGTGATTTAAGTAGGGACGATATAGAAAAGAGATTTTCTGAGAAGGTGATAAAATATCTGTGGGATGATGCTTTTAAGTTTTCAAGAGACAAGTTATTTAATACAATGTCATATAAAAGTCTGGAAGATATTATTGTTGGATTTTTATCTAAGAAAGCTGATGAGCGATTTATTATTTTTAAAGATGAAATCAGAGATTTACTGTCCTCTGAATCTGCAGATGTAATGGAAACGACCGATTATGAAATAGAAGATCAGAATCCATAA
- a CDS encoding DNA-methyltransferase translates to MVKIELINDDCSNAMKNINSGSVDLILTDPPYNLGVFMKNRDTNLHKMRDNFFGAAGWDDMEYDDWIESMDSFFHESSRIMKKGGSMIMFMSLIKIETIIQLATKHGFYYKTTGIWHKTNPMPRNMNLHFVNSTEAWLYFTYRTRTGTFNNEGKLFHDFIETSLVTKNEKIFGKHPTQKPIQLISHFVELLSNSGDLIVDPFMGSGTTGVVAKSLGRNFIGIELSEEYFDISSKRIEELDND, encoded by the coding sequence ATGGTTAAAATAGAGTTAATTAATGATGACTGTAGTAACGCAATGAAAAACATAAATTCAGGTTCAGTCGACTTAATTTTGACAGATCCTCCATACAATCTTGGTGTTTTCATGAAGAATAGAGACACAAATTTACATAAAATGCGTGATAATTTTTTTGGTGCAGCAGGTTGGGATGATATGGAGTATGATGATTGGATAGAATCAATGGACTCTTTTTTTCATGAATCTTCGAGAATCATGAAAAAAGGTGGCAGTATGATAATGTTCATGTCACTAATAAAAATCGAAACCATTATTCAGTTAGCTACTAAGCATGGTTTCTACTATAAAACTACAGGGATATGGCATAAGACAAATCCGATGCCTAGGAATATGAATTTACACTTTGTAAACTCAACGGAAGCGTGGCTTTACTTCACTTATAGAACAAGGACTGGTACTTTTAATAATGAGGGGAAACTTTTTCATGATTTTATTGAAACTTCATTAGTTACAAAAAACGAAAAAATTTTTGGTAAGCATCCTACTCAGAAGCCTATTCAATTGATTAGTCATTTTGTTGAGTTACTTTCGAATAGTGGAGATTTAATAGTTGATCCATTTATGGGAAGTGGTACAACAGGGGTTGTAGCAAAAAGTCTAGGTAGAAACTTCATTGGAATAGAACTGAGTGAAGAATATTTTGACATTTCGTCTAAAAGGATAGAGGAGCTAGATAATGACTAA
- a CDS encoding aminoglycoside nucleotidyltransferase ANT(6)-Ia translates to MRSEKEMMDLVLSLAEQDERIRIVTLEGSRANINIPKDEFQDYDITYFVSDIEPFISNDDWLNQFGNIIMMQKPEDMELFPPEEKGFSYLMLFDDYNKIDLTLLPLEELDNYLKGDKLIKVLIDKDCRIKRDIVPTDIDYHVRKPSAREYDDCCNEFWNVTPYVIKGLCRKEILFAIDHFNQIVRHELLRMISWKVGIETGFKLSVGKNYKFIERYISEDLWEKLLSTYRMDSYENIWEALFLCHQLFRAVSGEVAERLHYAYPEYDRNITKYTRDMYKKYTGKTGCLDSTYAADIEERREQ, encoded by the coding sequence ATGAGATCAGAAAAAGAAATGATGGATTTAGTACTTTCTTTAGCAGAACAGGATGAACGTATTCGAATTGTGACCCTTGAGGGGTCACGCGCAAATATTAATATACCTAAAGATGAATTTCAGGATTATGATATTACATATTTTGTAAGTGATATAGAACCGTTTATATCTAATGATGACTGGCTTAATCAATTTGGGAATATAATAATGATGCAAAAGCCGGAGGATATGGAATTATTCCCACCTGAAGAAAAGGGATTTTCCTATCTTATGCTATTTGATGATTACAATAAAATTGATCTTACCTTATTGCCCTTGGAAGAGTTAGATAATTACCTAAAGGGCGATAAATTAATAAAGGTTCTAATTGATAAAGATTGTAGAATTAAAAGGGACATAGTTCCGACTGATATAGATTATCATGTAAGAAAGCCAAGCGCAAGGGAGTATGATGATTGCTGCAATGAATTTTGGAATGTAACACCTTATGTTATTAAAGGATTGTGCCGTAAGGAAATTTTATTTGCTATTGATCATTTTAATCAGATTGTTCGCCATGAGCTGCTGAGAATGATATCATGGAAGGTCGGCATCGAAACAGGCTTTAAATTAAGTGTAGGCAAGAACTATAAGTTTATTGAAAGGTATATATCCGAGGATTTGTGGGAGAAACTTTTGTCCACCTACCGGATGGATTCCTATGAAAACATATGGGAAGCATTATTTCTATGCCATCAATTGTTCAGGGCGGTATCCGGTGAGGTGGCGGAAAGGCTTCATTATGCCTATCCGGAGTATGATAGGAATATAACAAAATATACCAGGGACATGTATAAAAAATACACTGGTAAAACCGGCTGCCTGGATAGCACATATGCCGCTGATATAGAAGAGAGGCGGGAACAGTGA
- the aph(3')-IIIa gene encoding aminoglycoside O-phosphotransferase APH(3')-IIIa, which translates to MAKMRISPELKKLIEKYRCVKDTEGMSPAKVYKLVGENENLYLKMTDSRYKGTTYDVEREKDMMLWLEGKLPVPKVLHFERHDGWSNLLMSEADGVLCSEEYEDEQSPEKIIELYAECIRLFHSIDISDCPYTNSLDSRLAELDYLLNNDLADVDCENWEEDTPFKDPRELYDFLKTEKPEEELVFSHGDLGDSNIFVKDGKVSGFIDLGRSGRADKWYDIAFCVRSIREDIGEEQYVELFFDLLGIKPDWEKIKYYILLDELF; encoded by the coding sequence ATGGCTAAAATGAGAATATCACCGGAATTGAAAAAACTGATCGAAAAATACCGCTGCGTAAAAGATACGGAAGGAATGTCTCCTGCTAAGGTATATAAGCTGGTGGGAGAAAATGAAAACCTATATTTAAAAATGACGGACAGCCGGTATAAAGGGACCACCTATGATGTGGAACGGGAAAAGGACATGATGCTATGGCTGGAAGGAAAGCTGCCTGTTCCAAAGGTCCTGCACTTTGAACGGCATGATGGCTGGAGCAATCTGCTCATGAGTGAGGCCGATGGCGTCCTTTGCTCGGAAGAGTATGAAGATGAACAAAGCCCTGAAAAGATTATCGAGCTGTATGCGGAGTGCATCAGGCTCTTTCACTCCATCGACATATCGGATTGTCCCTATACGAATAGCTTAGACAGCCGCTTAGCCGAATTGGATTACTTACTGAATAACGATCTGGCCGATGTGGATTGCGAAAACTGGGAAGAAGACACTCCATTTAAAGATCCGCGCGAGCTGTATGATTTTTTAAAGACGGAAAAGCCCGAAGAGGAACTTGTCTTTTCCCACGGCGACCTGGGAGACAGCAACATCTTTGTGAAAGATGGCAAAGTAAGTGGCTTTATTGATCTTGGGAGAAGCGGCAGGGCGGACAAGTGGTATGACATTGCCTTCTGCGTCCGGTCGATCAGGGAGGATATCGGGGAAGAACAGTATGTCGAGCTATTTTTTGACTTACTGGGGATCAAGCCTGATTGGGAGAAAATAAAATATTATATTTTACTGGATGAATTGTTTTAG
- a CDS encoding IS6-like element ISS1S family transposase — protein MNYFKGKQFQKDVIIVAVGYYLRYNLSYREIQELLYDRGINVCHTTIYRWVQEYSKVLYHLWKKKNRQSFYSWKMDETYIKIKGRWHYLYRAIDADGLTLDIWLRKKRNTQAAYAFLKRLHKQFGQPRVIVTDKAPSIGSAFRKLQSNGLYTKTEHRTVKYLNNLIEQDHRPIKRRNKFYRSLRTASTTIKGMETIRGIYKKNRRNGTLFGFSVSTEIKVLMGILA, from the coding sequence ATGAACTATTTTAAAGGTAAACAATTTCAAAAAGATGTGATTATTGTCGCTGTTGGTTATTATCTACGTTACAATCTAAGCTATCGTGAAATTCAAGAACTCCTTTATGATCGTGGGATTAACGTTTGTCACACAACTATTTATCGTTGGGTACAAGAATACAGTAAAGTCCTCTATCATCTCTGGAAAAAGAAAAATAGACAGTCCTTCTATTCGTGGAAAATGGATGAAACTTATATCAAAATCAAAGGTCGTTGGCATTATCTCTATCGTGCAATTGATGCGGATGGATTGACTTTAGACATCTGGCTACGCAAGAAACGGAATACTCAAGCTGCTTATGCGTTCTTGAAACGACTCCATAAACAGTTTGGTCAACCAAGAGTAATTGTCACGGATAAAGCGCCCTCTATTGGTTCTGCATTTAGAAAGTTACAGAGTAACGGTTTATATACTAAGACAGAGCATCGAACCGTGAAGTATCTCAATAACCTCATTGAGCAAGACCATCGACCAATCAAACGACGCAATAAATTTTATCGAAGTCTACGAACTGCCTCAACCACGATTAAGGGCATGGAAACAATTCGAGGAATATACAAAAAGAACCGAAGAAATGGAACGCTCTTCGGATTTTCGGTATCTACTGAGATTAAGGTCTTAATGGGAATATTAGCTTAA
- the lnu(B) gene encoding lincosamide nucleotidyltransferase Lnu(B) produces the protein MLKQKELIANVKNLTESDERITACMMYGSFTKGEGDQYSDIEFYIFLKDSITSNFDSSNWLFDVAPYLMLYKNEYGTEVVIFDNLIRGEFHFLSEKDMNIIPSFKDSGYIPDMKDMLIYDETGQLENYLLEISGARPNRLTEENANFLLCDFSNLWLMGINVLKRGEYARSLELLSQLQKNILQLIRMVEKNADNWLNMSKNLEKEISLENYKKFAKTTARLDKVELFEAYKNSLLLVIDLRSHLLEQYNLKVTHDILERLLNYISE, from the coding sequence ATGTTAAAACAAAAAGAATTAATTGCAAATGTTAAGAATCTTACTGAGTCAGATGAACGAATTACAGCTTGTATGATGTATGGATCGTTTACCAAAGGAGAAGGTGACCAATACTCGGATATAGAGTTCTATATATTTTTGAAAGATAGCATAACCTCGAACTTTGATTCATCCAACTGGTTGTTTGACGTAGCTCCGTACTTGATGCTTTATAAAAATGAGTATGGAACAGAGGTAGTTATTTTTGATAATCTTATACGTGGGGAATTTCATTTCCTTTCTGAAAAAGATATGAACATAATCCCCTCGTTTAAAGATTCAGGTTATATTCCTGATATGAAGGATATGCTTATTTACGATGAAACAGGGCAATTAGAAAATTATTTATTAGAGATAAGTGGTGCAAGACCAAATAGACTTACTGAAGAAAATGCTAATTTCTTGTTGTGTGATTTCTCTAATCTATGGTTGATGGGAATCAATGTTCTAAAAAGAGGAGAATATGCTCGTTCTTTAGAACTCTTATCACAGCTTCAAAAAAATATACTACAACTTATACGTATGGTAGAAAAAAATGCGGATAATTGGCTAAATATGAGTAAGAACCTTGAAAAAGAAATTAGCCTTGAAAATTATAAAAAGTTTGCAAAGACCACTGCTCGATTAGATAAGGTAGAATTATTTGAAGCCTATAAAAATTCCTTACTGTTAGTTATAGATTTGCGAAGTCACCTTCTTGAACAATACAACTTAAAAGTTACACATGATATTTTAGAAAGATTGTTGAATTACATTAGTGAATAG
- the sat4 gene encoding streptothricin N-acetyltransferase Sat4, giving the protein MITEMKAGHLKDIDKPSEPFEVIGKIIPRYENENWTFTELLYEAPYLKSYQDEEDEEDEEADCLEYIDNTDKIIYLYYQDDKCVGKVKLRKNWNRYAYIEDIAVCKDFRGQGIGSALINISIEWAKHKNLHGLMLETQDNNLIACKFYHNCGFKIGSVDTMLYANFENNFEKAVFWYLRF; this is encoded by the coding sequence GTGATTACAGAAATGAAAGCAGGGCACCTGAAAGATATCGATAAACCCAGCGAACCATTTGAGGTGATAGGTAAGATTATACCGAGGTATGAAAACGAGAATTGGACCTTTACAGAATTACTCTATGAAGCGCCATATTTAAAAAGCTACCAAGACGAAGAGGATGAAGAGGATGAGGAGGCAGATTGCCTTGAATATATTGACAATACTGATAAGATAATATATCTTTACTACCAAGACGATAAATGCGTCGGAAAAGTTAAACTGCGAAAAAATTGGAACCGGTACGCTTATATAGAAGATATCGCCGTATGTAAGGATTTCAGGGGGCAAGGCATAGGCAGCGCGCTTATCAATATATCTATAGAATGGGCAAAGCATAAAAACTTGCATGGACTAATGCTTGAAACCCAGGACAATAACCTTATAGCTTGTAAATTCTATCATAATTGTGGTTTCAAAATCGGCTCCGTCGATACTATGTTATACGCCAACTTTGAAAACAACTTTGAAAAAGCTGTTTTCTGGTATTTAAGGTTTTAG
- the lsa(E) gene encoding ABC-F type ribosomal protection protein Lsa(E), translated as MSIINVSNLTFSHEGSYDNIFENVSFQIDTDWKLGFIGRNGRGKTTFLNLLLGKYAYSGNISSTVKFEYFPYDVEDKSLYTIEVMKSICTECMDWEIFREISLLDVQEDALYRPFNTLSNGEQTKVLLAALFLTESCFLLIDEPTNHLDIDARNVVQNYLKRKKGFILVSHDRSLLDQCVDHILSINKTNIEIQKGNFTSWWENKALQDNFELAENKKLLKEIGRLSYAAKRSSNWSNKVEKSKYGTTNSGSKLDKGYVGHKAAKAMKRAKNIESRHQEAVSQKSELLHNIEQYDDLKISPLEFHKECLIEANDLSLSYGDKEVCSNLNFRINIGDRVAIIGKNGSGKSSILKLINGDDIKFTGNFILASGLKISYISQDTSYLKGNLSEFAYNNKIDETLFKTILRKLDFNREQFDKNVEDFSAGQKKKVLIAKSLCESAHLYIWDEPLNYIDIFSRIQIEKMILEYCPTLLFVEHDDAFCNNICTKNINLCL; from the coding sequence ATGTCTATAATAAATGTTTCAAATCTAACTTTTTCACACGAGGGAAGTTACGACAATATTTTTGAAAATGTAAGTTTTCAGATAGATACAGATTGGAAACTCGGTTTTATTGGAAGAAACGGACGCGGAAAAACTACTTTCTTAAATTTATTGCTTGGCAAATATGCGTATTCCGGCAATATAAGTTCTACAGTTAAGTTTGAGTATTTTCCTTATGATGTGGAAGATAAGAGTCTATATACAATTGAAGTAATGAAGAGTATTTGTACGGAATGTATGGATTGGGAGATTTTTCGTGAAATATCATTGCTTGATGTTCAAGAAGATGCTTTATATCGTCCGTTTAATACATTGTCAAATGGTGAGCAAACGAAGGTCCTTCTTGCAGCTTTATTCCTTACAGAGAGTTGTTTCCTGCTTATTGATGAACCTACAAACCATCTTGACATCGATGCACGTAATGTGGTGCAAAACTACTTGAAACGCAAGAAGGGGTTTATTTTGGTATCTCATGATAGAAGCTTACTTGATCAATGTGTTGACCATATACTATCTATCAATAAAACGAATATCGAAATCCAAAAAGGAAACTTTACTTCTTGGTGGGAAAACAAAGCGTTACAAGATAATTTTGAACTGGCGGAAAACAAGAAACTCCTTAAAGAAATAGGAAGGTTGTCTTATGCAGCAAAACGTAGTTCAAATTGGTCAAATAAAGTAGAAAAAAGTAAATATGGAACAACAAATTCTGGCTCAAAACTGGATAAGGGCTATGTTGGACATAAAGCTGCAAAAGCGATGAAACGTGCCAAAAATATTGAGTCAAGACATCAGGAAGCTGTTTCACAAAAATCAGAGCTGCTCCACAATATCGAACAATATGACGACTTAAAAATTTCGCCACTTGAATTTCACAAAGAGTGCCTAATAGAAGCGAATGATTTATCATTGTCTTATGGAGATAAAGAAGTATGCAGTAATCTTAATTTCAGAATCAATATTGGTGATAGAGTTGCCATTATCGGAAAAAATGGGAGTGGTAAGTCTAGTATCCTAAAATTGATTAATGGAGATGATATTAAATTTACCGGAAATTTTATTTTAGCAAGTGGACTAAAAATTTCTTATATTTCGCAAGATACTTCATATTTAAAAGGTAATCTATCTGAGTTTGCCTATAATAATAAGATTGACGAAACTTTATTTAAAACGATTCTTCGTAAACTGGATTTTAATAGAGAACAGTTTGATAAGAACGTGGAGGATTTTAGTGCTGGTCAGAAAAAGAAAGTACTAATTGCTAAAAGCCTGTGTGAAAGTGCACATTTGTATATATGGGATGAGCCATTGAACTATATTGATATTTTTTCACGTATCCAAATTGAAAAAATGATTTTAGAATATTGTCCTACACTATTGTTTGTGGAGCATGATGATGCTTTTTGCAATAATATTTGTACGAAAAATATCAATTTATGTCTATAG
- a CDS encoding helix-turn-helix domain-containing protein, whose product MNISYNPLWEKLKEKNITRTELRESVKLGSSTYSNLVKNQTVTTDTLLKISNFLCCDVSELIESGK is encoded by the coding sequence ATGAATATTAGCTACAATCCATTATGGGAGAAACTAAAAGAGAAGAATATTACAAGAACTGAGTTGCGAGAATCAGTGAAACTAGGCTCTAGTACATATTCAAATTTAGTGAAGAACCAAACCGTAACAACTGATACGCTTTTGAAAATTTCTAATTTCCTTTGTTGTGATGTTTCTGAATTGATAGAGAGTGGTAAGTAA
- a CDS encoding helix-turn-helix transcriptional regulator, giving the protein MFSKERLKHRRNEKMLSQSEIASMIGINRTAFHNWENGKSIPNQKNLTTLAKILDVPVTYFESEYNIVNNYLQLSPDNQLKAEEYVEELLLSQQTSNVIPLFSVQVLSDIQLSAGLGEGFFDEFETETIYSDEEQYGYDIAAWIEGDSMEPVYKSGEVALIRSNGFDYDGAVYALSWNDSVYIKKLYRDEDGFRMVSLNKDYPEKFIPYEDEPRIVGLVVGHFMPVEGV; this is encoded by the coding sequence ATGTTTTCAAAAGAACGTTTAAAGCATCGAAGAAACGAAAAAATGTTATCACAATCCGAAATTGCTTCAATGATAGGAATCAATAGAACTGCGTTTCATAATTGGGAAAATGGAAAGAGTATCCCTAACCAAAAAAACCTAACTACTCTCGCCAAAATCCTAGATGTCCCAGTCACTTATTTTGAATCTGAATACAATATCGTAAATAACTATCTTCAGTTATCTCCCGATAACCAGCTAAAGGCAGAGGAGTATGTTGAGGAACTTCTTCTTTCCCAACAAACTTCAAACGTCATTCCTCTCTTCTCAGTCCAAGTGCTATCAGATATCCAACTCTCAGCTGGTCTTGGAGAAGGATTCTTTGACGAGTTTGAAACTGAAACAATCTACTCTGATGAGGAACAATACGGTTACGACATTGCTGCTTGGATTGAGGGAGACTCTATGGAGCCTGTCTATAAGAGTGGTGAAGTTGCACTTATTCGATCCAACGGTTTCGACTACGATGGGGCTGTCTATGCACTATCTTGGAATGACTCAGTTTATATCAAAAAGCTCTACCGTGATGAGGATGGATTTAGAATGGTTTCCCTGAATAAGGACTATCCTGAGAAGTTCATCCCTTATGAAGATGAGCCAAGAATTGTCGGTCTAGTTGTGGGTCACTTTATGCCTGTAGAGGGGGTATAA
- a CDS encoding DNA cytosine methyltransferase has protein sequence MTKTIIDLFSGVGGLSLGFEQAGFSTIVANEFDKSIAYSYSKNHPFTKMIVGDITSLELEEEFLQYKNKVDVVVGGPPCQGYSQKGSRKTIHDERNFLFKYFVKVVELVSPNYFVMENVPNLLTAEKGFFKQELITLFEELGYSLSMEIIDASKFGVPQRRRRAIILGKKGKKSVTFRLEEKESVTIWDAISDLAFLESGDGAEEQNYLFPAQSNYQQELRSDSKILYNHKATNHSQIALERLKMIPENSGKDSLPEEHLTKSIYSGTWERMRKNEQSVTITTRFDTPSSGKFTHPFLNRAITVREAARLQSFPDSFIFFGPKTSQMKQVGNAVPPKLAKVIAEMIVKDMEVSNG, from the coding sequence ATGACTAAGACAATAATTGATCTTTTTTCTGGAGTTGGAGGACTATCCTTAGGTTTTGAACAAGCAGGATTTAGTACAATTGTAGCAAACGAATTTGATAAAAGTATAGCCTATTCTTATTCAAAGAATCATCCCTTTACAAAAATGATTGTTGGCGACATTACCTCTTTAGAGCTAGAAGAGGAGTTTTTACAGTACAAGAATAAAGTTGATGTAGTTGTGGGTGGCCCCCCTTGTCAAGGATATTCTCAAAAAGGGAGTAGAAAAACAATTCATGATGAAAGAAATTTCTTGTTTAAATATTTTGTAAAAGTCGTTGAACTTGTGTCACCAAATTATTTTGTAATGGAAAATGTTCCTAATTTGCTTACTGCTGAAAAAGGATTCTTTAAACAAGAGTTGATAACTTTATTTGAAGAATTAGGCTATAGTCTTTCTATGGAAATTATTGATGCTTCTAAGTTTGGAGTTCCTCAAAGACGTAGGCGTGCAATTATTTTGGGTAAGAAAGGGAAAAAATCTGTAACTTTTCGATTAGAGGAAAAAGAATCGGTCACAATTTGGGATGCGATAAGTGATCTTGCTTTTTTAGAATCGGGTGATGGTGCGGAAGAACAAAATTATTTGTTCCCTGCGCAATCAAATTACCAACAAGAATTACGTAGTGATTCAAAAATTCTGTATAATCATAAAGCTACAAATCACTCCCAAATAGCATTAGAAAGATTGAAAATGATACCAGAAAATTCTGGTAAGGACTCTCTACCAGAAGAGCATTTAACAAAATCTATATATAGTGGTACATGGGAGAGGATGAGAAAAAATGAGCAATCAGTTACTATAACGACAAGGTTTGATACACCATCATCTGGGAAATTTACTCATCCGTTTTTGAATAGGGCGATAACGGTTAGAGAGGCAGCTAGATTACAATCTTTTCCTGATAGTTTTATTTTTTTCGGACCAAAAACTTCTCAAATGAAGCAAGTTGGGAATGCAGTTCCCCCAAAATTAGCCAAAGTAATAGCAGAAATGATAGTGAAAGATATGGAGGTAAGCAATGGTTAA